The following nucleotide sequence is from Synchiropus splendidus isolate RoL2022-P1 chromosome 14, RoL_Sspl_1.0, whole genome shotgun sequence.
ttttttttttttgtttaaaacatgTCTAAAATAGAGAACCAATAAGGTtttcaataacatttaataaatatatatcattttaaaaataaaaaaattatagcTAAATTTAAAGGTAAATTAAAAACGTTAAAACCGTATATTAGAGGAACatcttcagtttaaaaaaaaaagtctttgatCGGACTGATGTCAGAGGTTGTGGCTGAAGGGGTTAATACCGTCTACTTACATGTTGCAAATGACCAAAGGACGTTCACATTTTCGGGACAAAAATGTTTGTATAATTTAAAATGTAGTGAATAAAACACTAAATAGAGTcgttaaattaataataaatgtaaataaaatattattaagGAGTGACAtttgaagtgtttgtgtttctgaaaaTATCATCGATATAACAGAGAACGACGCTCTTTAAGACTCGAGCGTCGGTCAGAAGCAGCGTTCGCAGTCCACTTCATTCAAAGCTGCAACAGGTCGCCACTTACCTGAATCCGGAAGCGAGAACGGAGGACGAATAATTCTGCACTCAACTACTTTGCACAGTTAAAAGGAAAGGCACCAGACCAAATCTATAGTTTTTAAAAACCCCGGTAGCAGACGCCAACACGCCTCTCCAAAACACGCTTGTTACAAAACTCAATACGTCACAAACGTGGCTTCTCGAGAATCTCGCGAGAACGCGTCATCGGCGGGCTAACGCTTAAATGCAAGtgttttttctgaagtttcatTTTGACCTCCTCGAAACAACACGGATAACATCATCAGGTAAAAATTAAGCGTAAAAACGATGCAATTGtgacattattttaatgaacatGTGAAGTGAAAAGGTGGACTGTTGTTTGCTGCAACTTATAATCGAGTTCATTCAGGCTGCAACATATATTGTGGCTAAATATATAAGTCATTATCAAAAGGCAGAGGTTCCACAAAGAGCCATTCACCCTCTGGCTTCACTAGTTCATAGGACATGAGTGAGAAACTGAGAGCTTTGCTGTAACACGTCTTTATTGTAGTGCGTTCATCATCGTCTGGACTTGCTTGAGTtctgtggagaaaaaaacaacatatatcGCAGGCGTCTGACTAGAAGCAATTGTTGGTGAGTTGGTGAGTGATGCAACCTGTGAGGAAGACTCTGAACTTGTCGGCCGAGAGTGACACCACGGTGGTCTGGGAGGCACCTGACTCTGCTCCCTGAGACTGCAGCCTCAGCTGAACCACCGGTTCATTGACTTCCCGCAGTTCACTGGAGCTCAGCGTGTAGTCGACTCGCCACGACACGGCCTCCAACCGTCCCACTGATGTGGATGAGAAGGCAGAGACGCTCAAGCCTGGCCACTCAGCCTTCCTCTTCTAAAGGTGTCGAAAACAAACTCACATCTCAGGCTGGTCGctctgagcttctcctgcagggCGGACAGTTTGTCTTCGTAGGACTTGCACAGACCAGTGGTGTGTTCTGGAAAACAGACGCACATTTTAAAACAGCTTCATTTGCAACGCAGCACCAGATCTCCTCAGAGTAAAAGCTTTTAATGGGAATGACCAGAATCAACCGTGCTCTTTCCGTCACCGAGGATTCCGGCTCAGTTATTTGGAAACATGACACCAGAGGTGCTtgtaataaaaagcaaaaatagaacggatggaTGTATGTGGGTAACCAGAGGGATTGGTGGAATGGAAATAGAGCGGGGCTTTCCAAACCGGCAGTCAACATAGTTTCAAGTCAAATCCCCTTCCTGTTCAAACACTCATTGACAGTAACATAGCACCAACCTTTGGGCAGGCCGAGCTGCTGCAACTCACTGGAGAGAGACTCACTGTCCACATCATGTTTCGCAGCGCTGGAGAAGATAAAGCTGAGAACCGCAACACTGGCCTTCACGTCTCCACTCTCTGCCGCAAGATTCAAACCACAAACTAGAATCAATTCACATAAACACAGAGTAAGAATCTTACCAAATTTGGCATCTGCTGTGAGTTTTGTGATCTTGTCGTACTGTAAATAGGAAAACACAAGGATCAGTTTCATCAATaggaaatattttaaataaatgtttgtcatgAATTACAGATCTTAAAATGCAACTAACTAAAACAGAtaacagtggaaaacaaaaaataacaatttaaactaatattatgtttgtttatttattacctAGTTTTTCTTTCAAGATTGCagcatatatattttgtatgaCTCCAACTTTAAGGGTTTGCCTGAGGAGGTCACCCTGCACtggacaacacaaacatgagatGGAGGTGGATGATCACTCACATCGATTCCTTCCCCCAGCAGGTGTTTCAGCACTTGAGCGCAGAGAAGCTTCATTTTGACGCTCGACTGTTAGAAACAGAGACTGTTGACAAGGCGTTCGTTGAAGTCCGCAGCGGTTGTTTCATACTGACCAGTTTTGCTAACGTGCTTATTTCGGCCAGCACCCAGTCGGGACAGTCCAAATCACCACAGAATCGGAACCGCTTCAGAACAGATCACATGTTATTGACATGGATTTATTATGCTGTTAGCTTCACTTGTTAGCAGCGCTCAACCGGACAAATATAGGTGGATCATGCACAACCCTGCTATAGGTGATGCGTGCACAACACTCATTCTTCTACCGCATGTTGCTTACAAGCGTTACTTGACTTTAAAGCGTGTAAGTTATAGTACTTGATAAGATGTTTACCATGACTGCAGGTCAGCTGAGCGGCAGCGGAGGGAGAACCAGGAAGTAGTCGGCACTTTTCTGACAGTCTGATTGGACGCCGCACAAGAGGGGCGGGCGTTTTCCGGTATGCTGAAAATTATTATAAACACATTTCAGTCGCGAGGATTAAAGTTTGTCCTCACCGCGGCTGAGCTCTTACAACCACCGGGGATTGTTTGTCCAGTCATATTCCAGTGAGACAGTTTCTTAATCCAGCGCTACTTTTCTCTTGTTGAGTCACTATTGCTATTGTTCTCTCATCCGATTGGCTCGCTCTGCAGCGTGAACTTTTGGATCTGGCATATTCCGCGTTCGAGTTTGTGTTCCCTTCATTTTCATCGTCATCGACTGAGGCAGGGGAAGATGTGGACTGAAATTAGGGTGGAGGTTTTGAGCTGAAACGTGCGTCAGTAGAGCTTAAAGTGAGGTCAGACTATATACCAGGATGTAGGACAAAACTCCCACCATCAAAACAGATCTCAAACTCCAGTAAACATGAGTCAAAACCTTTGCCTTTGGTGTAACTTGTTCTGTATACAAGATTCAAGGAGCTCTGCCTGAAATCAAAGCATTCCATATCCACTGGGATGTTTGTTATCATGACAGGGCCGGGGGTGGAGCTGGGAACAAATGGGACGCACCATAACTGTCAGTccggtgctgcttgtttcacaaCTGATTTGTCAGCTTATGTGCGCTTGTtctgttggaacaaaaacctgaaccGCACCGGCCCTTGGACGACAGAGTCCAGGGCGGCTGATTTAACCCCTTGACAGTTTAACTACCAACCGATTGTGTTTGGTGAATTCTCTGGACGCGTTCTCATTCAGAACCACTGTGGGAAATTATAAGTACCCAGGGACCTTAGTGTGTGTGCATCTGTTTTGTGAGAACATTCTTAACacctataaaaaaaaacatttttaaatggttATTTTTGCCTTCAAATGCAGACTATTCTACCTTGTCCGTAATAAAATGTTGCATTTAAGAGCTGTTACACCAGCAATGACTGCTTAGTTAACACATAGATGCACACTGTCCTGGGTAGCAAATTGCTTTAAAATAATATACTGCGATGTACGATTGGACTACATGTTCATCTATCATCGACTAttaaatgacatcatcattgtaaCAGTTCACAGTAAGAGGGTAGGCTGCGGCGCAAAGTATAGAAACAATGGAGACTTGGATGCAACATCACACAACTTTTTTCGCAGTTGAAGAGTTAAGCTTCAAAACAGTAGTTAACAGTATACAATGGTTTGCAACAATTTActgatatttttttctaaattcttTTTTCCAAGTCTACAATCAGACGTGTTCATGAACTTGTACAAGTCATATGGTGACTAAGATAGTCGTGACAAGTCGGCTGAGTTGGTGTGTTTTCGAACGTAGTGTTGTTCTAACAGTCTAAACAGAATAAAGTGCCTCCTTGCTGTCACACTCTGTTTACACTGAGACATAAGAATTTTGTCCCTGAagtgtaaacacacagcagcattcCCACCCAAATTATTTGTCCTTTTCCGGAAGTTCCCACGTGACGTGTTGTCATTGAAGACCTCCTGGATTAGAGCTAGTTGAACAGCAAAGGTTGAGTCATGGTGATCTTCATGAGCAACATGGTTGGAAATGCTCATGTTTTTGCTGCACTTTGAATGAGTAACCAGTATTTCGTTGGGACTCAGCAGTGTGTATGTACAGGGCTCCTGATCTTCATGAGTTTGCATGAGTTCAGTGACTGAATTGGTTCACCGGGACTTGAGTACAATTCAGATATTCAGTTGCTTTCTGAAAGCAATGCACTCGAATCAGAAtggaatttattgccatggtcagtgggggtctcACCAACTGCTTCGAAATAAAATGCTGTTAATAAAAtgacaaaggctgatcacaagtGTAACAGTCTGATGACTGAGGGCAAGAAGCgcttcctgtgacgggaggttctggtccgACAGACACGTTAGTGATGACGATTTGGGCTGCGGAGTGGTTTCACAGTGTCGTACCTGAGTGTAGAGGCCAGTGGAAGTCAGGTGGCAGACAGTAGCCGCGGTCGTCAGGGACGCCGTTTTTTCTCGCCCGCCTCCGGCCCCGCCTCCTCCCCCGCAGGGGGCGCGCCACGGTGACCACCGTCCTCCATCCATCAGATGAAATCAGATCAAATGAGACGCTATGTTTGCCTTTTGCATCTGCCATGTATTCGCTCTCCTGGCGGTCCTGAGCGCGGGATTTGAGGACGAGCGGACGCTCAGACGGGAAAATGGCCCGCGGCTGCTCAGAGGTAAAAGTGCGTGCGGGCTGATCTCGCTGCTGCGCATTTGCTTAGACGCACTTTAATCCTGCGCTGCTAAAGAACCTGCCTTTTCAGATGCCGTTTTTGCGGAATTTAAAGACGAGGGGAAGCAAAACCACACCGTGCTGCAGTTGGATGAAGACACCGGGGAGATTTACGCAGGAGGAGAAGACTTTTTATTCAAACTGGACGTGGAGAAGTTTGCCGCTGTAACTGAGGTGTGTGAATATCAGTTATGAATGTCCTCTATCAGCGAGGTTTTCTACATCGCGGATTGAAACTGTACTATAATTTGGTAATGTTTTGCCTGTTAGAGTACATTGTAATAAAGACAATGGAGCTAAATTTACAGCCGGGCTCTGCCAGATGACACTATTGTGTGTGGCACAATGGTGAGTGCCAACTGACAATTACACAAAGGGTGTATTTCTCAGCTGCTATTCTAACTTCAGATCTTCATTTTGATAAAACCCATTTCCGACCACCTTTGAAACATTACATTTCAATTGtagttgctcaaaatgtggagtGGGAggtgtgtgtcctttgatgtgtccttttaTATCATATTTACGACATTTTGGGTGTTGCTGGTCACATAGACTCAGCTGTTTCTCTTACTTGCTGAGGATTGTGCCGAGAGAACGACGACATCACGACTAGTCGACTGATGAATTTGTCGACTAATTTAGTAGTTTATTATAGTGGAATCTTAGTTGCAGCCCTGAACAGTTTTCCAGCTCTGCCATTGGACGAGACGTTTTAGCCTTTGGTCTTATACATAAGTTGTAATAACTTGCTAAATAACATCTATCCTCTCAGCAATTCATGAGTCGTTGGTGTTAATTCTTACTGCGAAGAGGAAGACTCTTTCAAATATGACTATTTTTGCTGTTGACTTGTAATGTGTGACAGATTTAGGATCATTTCCTATCACTGTTTTTATTACGTCTTTGGAATGTTTTCAGTACACATTCAAAGGTGGATTGCACCTAAAGTCTATCAGGACGTCTCAGTCAGGCAGGTTCTTGTTGCTCAGTAATTCCTAGCCATGTTGCGGTCATGACTTTTCTCACAAGCTGATGTAAATTCCattgctgtgttttcatttggtcACGGGATTCTGCTGCCTGTAGGTGTTTTCTCTGATGGAGTGTTGCGTCGGCTGACGGAGCACACAGTTCAGCCTCCTGGGTGCTGATTGGTTCCGCACAATAGCAGTAATGCTGTGCTTGTCTCAGCAGCCTGCTTCCGACGAAGTTGCTGCTCTGCAGTGCTGTATTCTTGGAGGGAAATGGTGAATTTCAGACAAGTGTGAAGCATGTATTGCATCTCTACTGTAAAGAAAGTGAGACATAGAAGGAAGGGAGACAGTGGAAAATGTGTATTAGTGTGACGAGGATTTTAAAATGCTTCAAAGAGAAATAATGAAAGGATATATATACACGTTATACCTGGCAAACTTTATACACATCAAGAATAAAGGCCAAATTTCTGTCAAAAGcttcatagatttttttttttcaatatctaGTATCTTTAAGTTAGAAAAGATCTTAATTTTGGTTCTGAGTTTGCTTGCGTGTTGCTGGTTTCTTGAAAACTTTGATcttcagaggtgggcaattaaattacCTAAATGGCCACATTAGAAACcgtaacggttgtgaggggccaccatgacaaaagaaagacagcgatgactacaaaacatgacggcaaATTATCCAAAATAtgtacttaagtaacaaggacaaaatgaaccttaGAAGATGAAtcgtaagtaaggatattaagaagtgtaaatatgccatgaaatatattgaaatatttcattatatatgcatttaattggaaaataaatcaacaaaactACGGACGTTCAAGATATAGaggcaatttatttaaaaatatattttcaatattctttcgatgtattttgaggaacaagaaaaacacccaaaaatggccaataaaaagaaaaaaaatttagTCTTCATCCCATTTCcactgctggtggtggtgactaaaagagagaacaaaagaattacagaaaaattacaacatatcagttatagttttagtctaacgtcaaaagggccacgaaaatactgGAATCGGGCCGGATATGGCCCCTGTGCCACaatttgcccaggtctgctttaAGTGGAGGTCTTTGCTGATTGTCATGTATCTTTAATATCTTTCCCCACTCTAGgtcaaataaaggacatctaatctgagATGCTGTGACATTACACTTAGACTTTAGACTTTCAATACGCATCACAGATCCGTTCTCAAAAGCTGCGATGAGGTCTGTTTCTTATGTCATTTAAAGTGAAGTCTGAATACCTCACAAACTCTCATAAAACTATCTTGCGGTGTTTTTTGTATGAGACGCTTTCTATCTTTAGAAGTTCCGACTCATATCCTCAAATGACTGGCTCATAAACGTGACTCAGAAGGGTTTGAAAAATCCACCcgtctcttcatctgaatctcCACCCTCTGCCTCTCTCATTTTATTTCCGCGGACAGTCTGGACCACAAGCCAACCCAATTAACCCAGCGCTCATTAAGAGGCCATTAAAAGACAGGCATGTTCAGTGTTAACTCCACAACTCCAGACCCTTGTGGTACTGTCAAAGTGCCACTTACAGTAATGAGCAGTACGGCGATAAGCTTTCAAAAAGCTTGGTAGATGAAGGTGACTCCACAAAACCACCCACTGGTTTATCATCAAACAACCTTCATATCTTCCATCTTTCACCTGACACTCTCCTGAGGTGGCTTTTGGAAAGCAGGACACAAGCTCCTCACACGTTCCCTCAAGACTGTGCTTGTGCTGGAGCAGTAATTTGTCTCTAATGTCTGTTTGCAGAAATACAATCTTTCCtgctcagaggaggagcaggtcagTGTCTGAATTATTTATGCAGGTGATCCGCTTACCTTGTGTGTCGCCTCATCCCTCTTATCTCTGTGTGTCCCAGGGTTTAGCTGGAAATACTGTCACTATCATTGAAAAATTGCACGATAGGTTGTTCGTCTGTGGAACGAATGGCATTAAACCTCGCTGCTGGACCATTGTGAGTTGAAATGCCAACGTGTTCTTAGGGCAGCGGTGCTCGGGAATTAACATGGTTGTCTCTGTTGACTGCGTTTCTCCAGTTTCTGCCACAAAACAATCAGTCTTACCAAGTTGTGGAGACTCAGGACGTGGCAGGAATCTCCCCCTTCAATTACACCCAGAACTGCCTCTCTCTAACAGTCGGTATGTTGGCGTGGGTCGTGTGAATTTTCAAGCTTTTTTCTTCGATGTATAATTCACCGTCATGTTCAGAGGGAGACGTGTACACGGCCGCGCCCCTCGACAAAGATGGAAGCTTCTTACAGTTCAGGAGGAGAGCGGAGAGCAGGAGCGATGTGTGGATGGACGAGGACTGGCTCTCAGGTGAGAGTCCGTCCACAGATCTGAATCTTTATGCTGCTACGCTTCACA
It contains:
- the commd4 gene encoding COMM domain-containing protein 4; amino-acid sequence: MRFRFCGDLDCPDWVLAEISTLAKLSSVKMKLLCAQVLKHLLGEGIDYDKITKLTADAKFESGDVKASVAVLSFIFSSAAKHDVDSESLSSELQQLGLPKEHTTGLCKSYEDKLSALQEKLRATSLRLGRLEAVSWRVDYTLSSSELREVNEPVVQLRLQSQGAESGASQTTVVSLSADKFRVFLTELKQVQTMMNALQ